The following are encoded together in the Coturnix japonica isolate 7356 chromosome 8, Coturnix japonica 2.1, whole genome shotgun sequence genome:
- the AK4 gene encoding adenylate kinase 4, mitochondrial isoform X2, whose product MCGCARLQLPKAGSCLQGWEVGVLAKQYLERGLLVPDHVITRVMMTELEKRRAEHWLLDGFPRTLGQAEALDRICELDLVISLHIPFETLKDRLSARWIHPASGRVYNMEFNPPHVHGIDDVTGEPLIQREDDKPEAVTARLRKYKDAAKPVIELYKSRGILHSFSGTETNKIWPYVYALLSNRIPPLRSEEEH is encoded by the exons AAGTTGGCGTCTTGGCAAAGCAGTACCTCGAGAGAGGCCTTCTGGTGCCCGACCACGTCATCACACGCGTGATGATGACGGAGCTGGAGAAGCGGCGAGCGGAGCATTGGCTGCTTGATG GTTTCCCGCGGACGCTGGGGCAAGCTGAGGCACTGGACAGGATCTGTGAGCTGGACCTGGTGATCAGCCTGCACATCCCCTTCGAGACGCTGAAGGATCGTCTGAGCGCCCGATGGATCCACCCAGCGAGCGGACGGGTCTACAACATGGAGTTCAACCCTCCTCATGTGCAC GGCATTGATGACGTGACTGGTGAGCCGCTGATCCAGCGTGAGGATGATAAACCTGAGGCTGTCACTGCCCGGCTCAGAAAGTACAAAGATGCTGCAAAGCCAGTGATAGAGTTATACAA gagcagggGTATCCTGCACTCATTTTCGGGGACAGAGACCAACAAGATCTGGCCGTACGTGTACGCTCTGCTGTCCAACAGGATCCCTCCCCTGCGCTCAGAAGAGGAGCACTAA